The following proteins are encoded in a genomic region of Acidobacteriota bacterium:
- a CDS encoding type II toxin-antitoxin system Phd/YefM family antitoxin, with protein sequence MKIASVADVKARLSAYLEECETTGPVVITRNGKAVAVLLAPADDDDLERLILARSSRFQAILNKSRQSLRAGRGLSRSEFWKAVRQRFQTTTRSP encoded by the coding sequence ATGAAAATTGCATCCGTCGCTGACGTCAAGGCGCGCTTGAGCGCCTATTTGGAAGAATGCGAGACCACAGGGCCGGTGGTTATCACGCGAAATGGCAAGGCCGTCGCGGTGCTGCTGGCTCCAGCGGACGACGATGACTTGGAACGACTCATCCTTGCGCGTTCCTCACGTTTTCAAGCCATCTTGAACAAATCGCGGCAGAGTCTCAGGGCTGGCCGAGGTCTCTCGCGGAGTGAATTCTGGAAAGCCGTGCGGCAACGCTTCCAGACCACCACCCGCTCTCCATAG
- a CDS encoding DUF2283 domain-containing protein — MKVIYDRETDTLTIILAETPVAESDEDKPGVILDYDAAGNLVSLEILDASRRVTLPSRIEYQVAPMPALRASYRLFIGGKEIEP, encoded by the coding sequence ATGAAAGTGATTTATGACCGCGAGACCGATACGCTCACGATTATCTTGGCAGAGACCCCTGTGGCTGAAAGCGACGAAGATAAGCCGGGTGTGATTCTGGACTACGATGCTGCCGGCAATCTCGTATCTTTGGAAATACTTGACGCTTCACGCCGCGTAACTTTACCGAGCCGGATTGAGTATCAAGTCGCCCCAATGCCAGCGTTACGTGCAAGCTACAGACTATTCATCGGTGGCAAGGAGATTGAGCCATGA